The Terriglobia bacterium genomic sequence CACACCGTAAATCGTCGCGACGAACGCGACGGCGATACCCTTGCCCACTTCGTCGATATTGTTCAGGTGCTGCATAACCTGAATCAGACCGAGAACGGCGCCGATGATTCCAATGGTCGGCGCGAAGCCGCCGGCCGCTTCATAGACTCTCGCGGAGTGATCGGCGCGTTCTTCCATATACTGAAGTTCCACTTCCATGGTCTGGCGCAGCTCTTTGGGCTCGTTTCCATCGACAGCCATCATGATGGATTTACGGAAGAAGTCGTCCTGGACTCCGGCCGCATCCTTTTCGAGCGAGATGATTCCTTCCCGCCGCGCCTTGTTCGTGAACCTGACGACCTCATCGATGACTGCTGTCGGCTCGATCGTGTCTTCTCTGAAAATATGGAGCAGATCGGCCGCAGCCTGTTTGACTACTTTTAATGGAAACGAAATCATGACCGCTCCAAGCGTCCCGCCGAAAACGATCAGCCCGGCGGTCGGTTGGAGGATTTGAAAGACAGAGCCTCCCTCGATGGCCTGACCTGCAAGAATTCCGATCAGCGCGATCAGAATGCCGAGGATTGTTCCTAAGTCCATTCCAATACCTCCGGTTTCCTCTGGATCGCGCGCTTATATTCAATGATCTTGCGCAGCAGCTCGTCGCGGGTTTCATCGACGATGATCTTTTCCCCGGTCGTCAAAGACATAACCGCGTGAGGCGAAAACTCGATCGTCTCGATGAGATCGCAGTTCACGACGATCTCCTCCCCATTGATTTTTTTGACGACG encodes the following:
- a CDS encoding flagellar FlbD family protein, whose product is MIVVKKINGEEIVVNCDLIETIEFSPHAVMSLTTGEKIIVDETRDELLRKIIEYKRAIQRKPEVLEWT
- a CDS encoding MotA/TolQ/ExbB proton channel family protein codes for the protein MDLGTILGILIALIGILAGQAIEGGSVFQILQPTAGLIVFGGTLGAVMISFPLKVVKQAAADLLHIFREDTIEPTAVIDEVVRFTNKARREGIISLEKDAAGVQDDFFRKSIMMAVDGNEPKELRQTMEVELQYMEERADHSARVYEAAGGFAPTIGIIGAVLGLIQVMQHLNNIDEVGKGIAVAFVATIYGV